In Penaeus monodon isolate SGIC_2016 chromosome 7, NSTDA_Pmon_1, whole genome shotgun sequence, the genomic stretch CTCGCACGGCCGCTCGGAGCCTCCTTGTCGCCGTCACTGAGAGAACTTGTGCGTTTCGGGAGATGATATAACAGGggtggcagagagagggggagggggagaaggacgaGGGATGAACAGtcatgtgcgtttgtttgtttttgttacggAGATTAACTTACAATGTACAGTTTGAGTAATTTCGTTCAGCTTGCTAATAAAACCAAATGGGCACCTACGGCACACCGCCTTATCTCACAATATAGTACATTTCGAGTGCTCGATCGCCTCGTGGAGTTCGTGCAGGTTGTGCGGGCGGGCGTGCGTGTGGGCCTGAGCGTCCTCCACCGCCAGGAGCAGTTCTCTGAAAGCGGCCACCACATGCCAGTTACACTTGGCAGACACTTCCACATACGAGGCCTTCCACTGCTTGCGAACCATGCCGGCCACCTCCCGCATCTCGCGCTTGTCCCGAGCGTCCGAGGAGTCCAGCAGGTCGCGCTTGTtgcccaccaccaccacgcccacCTCGCGCATGTCGCGGGACTCGTACATCTGCGGGGAAGAGGGGCGTTAGAGCCTGAGGCGGGGGAGGGCAatgaggcaggaggaggaaggaggttgggaaACGGGACGACAGGGAATGAggcaggaggaggtagagagatggaaaaagggaggacaaggaatgagagagagagagagagagagagagagagagagagagagagagagagagagagagagagagagagagagagaggtagacagacaaacagaaaaaaaagaggaagcaaaaGAAAGGCACTTACGCACTAGCATTCTCTTGTCATAGAGAGCATGCCACTAGCCAAACAGCCCCGCTGGGCTATTTAACCTGTGAACAAACATTCAGTTCAAAAGACCAAAGCGCTCTCGCGAGCCGGATGACGTCACCAGCAGCGAGGGTGACGTCAAAGGACATGTTCAACACTTGATACAAATCTGCCATTTTCTGCTCCCGACCAGCGTCGCGATGCGTCGTCGACATAGCAG encodes the following:
- the LOC119575391 gene encoding ras-like protein family member 10B; its protein translation is MVNDRVYQLCLADLPPIRAFPQNSYSEWSDYRFYGLRSAMAYMFVFDLTSYDSFTHIKALRDQMYESRDMREVGVVVVGNKRDLLDSSDARDKREMREVAGMVRKQWKASYVEVSAKCNWHVVAAFRELLLAVEDAQAHTHARPHNLHELHEAIEHSKCTIL